One stretch of Pomacea canaliculata isolate SZHN2017 linkage group LG11, ASM307304v1, whole genome shotgun sequence DNA includes these proteins:
- the LOC112575440 gene encoding uncharacterized protein LOC112575440, with translation MTDVVYKTLVSRFCGPATSVTVPCTCPPRVTVKTLGQAVWWTGECYTAVITLFPEQVHLLHTAPPRLYLTGPPGTGKTVVLLLMGELWLQSGKDVYIVSTCSDSRAVCSMLYQRLLQIIQWQATGVTQNQLYLRHYLFDKSETVDKDVDEVVDEAVDDLSQAAKGDTLYVIADEAARPYYFQPFCDKLRTRVPSLHLWAASCFHDFAPAGWQVEYLTRPLRSPPTVVREVEQDKRMTAVEPRVKAYSERGVPDHTDGPPVTRLYHGECKGVSDPCPENCVGCGHQVAKVLRGLRGRVQDDPTTTPTTSDRPSPCLQWRDVLVLVWLGQPTDNSGFVKGLSEAGIPVWVMKDEDIEDVATARSDVVWVARENHVRGLERKVVVCLESVTDNSSRLHPMSRCTSQLVIVSA, from the exons ATGACTGATGTGGTCTACAAAACCCTGGTATCCAG gttctgcggtccggcgacatcagtgactgtgccatgcacatgtcctccacgtgtgactgtcaagaccctgggtcaggccgtgtggtggacaggagagtgctatactgctgtaatcacactcttcccggagcaagttcacctgctacacacggcgcctcccagacTCTATCTGACTGGACcacccggtacaggtaaaactgtggtgctgctgctgatgggtGAACTATGGCTACAGTCTGGCAAAGACGTGTACATTGTGAGTACTTGTAGTGATAGTCGTGCCGTGTGTAGCATGCTGTACCAGCGGCTTCTGCAGATAATACAATGGCAGGCAACAGGAGTTACACAAAATCAGCTTTATCTCCGGCACTACCTCTTTGACAAAAGTGAAACCGTGGACAAGGACGTGGACGAGGTCGTGGACGAAGCTGTGGACGACTTGTCTCAGGCGGCGAAGGGAGACACgctgtacgtcatcgctgatgaagcggCAAGG CCATACTACTTTCAGCCTTTCTGTGACAAGCTGCGGACACGAGttccttctctccatctgtgggcggcaagttgttttcATGACTtcgcacccgccggctggcaagtggaatatttaaccagacccctccgctctccaccgaccgtcgtcagggaagtcgaacAAGACAAGAGGATGACTGCAGTCGAACCTCGTGTCAAggcgtacagtgagcgaggtgtgcccgaccacacagacggcccgccagtcacacggcTGTATCACGGAGAATGCAAAGGTGTCTCAGATCCTTGTCCAGAGAACTGTGTCGGGTGTGGTCATCAGGTGGCCAAAGTACTACGCGGTCTCCGTGGTCGTGTTCAGG ATGACCCCACTACCACACCCACCACCAGCGACAGACCATCGCCttgcctgcagtggagagacgtgctggtgttggtgtggCTTGGACAGCCCACTGACAACTCGGGTTTTGTGAAGGGCCTGAgtgaagcgggtatcccagtgtgggtgatgaaggatgaggacatcgaggacgtggctacggcccgcagtgacgtggtgtgggtggcgcgTGAAAACCACGTGCGGGgcctggagagaaaagtcgtcgtctgtctggagagTGTCACGGATAACTCGTCTCGACTTCACcccatgtcccgctgtacgtcacagcTGGTGATTGTCTCCGCCTGA
- the LOC112576051 gene encoding uncharacterized protein LOC112576051, with translation MTMRKSVRRLGVEGSSRQNLQQSVEWKAFDKIFIRRAAGQGRQLLPMSAPPPSASQGPASTQAQTFWLQWVEAAYPELHSGAYFLPPVDFNRVPMTTEIIDPLNIRFLVLQLAPTSTGPPIAGLPGVPQPPLVQDSDIRDDAAMQRVFVCLQKMSEEQREIMFGLSQLLFGQYLGEPCYAAAAAQLPIPASLPPALPRNWKHGDFDVLLIHRRYGLVVCEVKSVDDILTKVNISQHKIDDTIRKKLTQAVSQLDKAEAMLSHLVSDIAPGLRITKTIAFPNLTTDQVQQAISGDPHLVKDLCRCLGTSDPADIPGLCLCCDQLSDPKTPCDVSSHVLRELGHWWQRRVAGAGPDSHMTRRVYKTLVAR, from the exons atgacgatgaggaaGTCAGTCAGACGTCTGGGAGTCGAGGGCAGCAGCCGACAGAACCTGCAACAGTCAGTTGAGTG gaAAGCATTTGACAAAATCTTCATCAGACGTGCTGCTGGTCAGGGCAGACAACTGTTACCCATGTCTGCTCCTCCGCCGTCTGCTTCACAG GGACCCGCCTCAAcacaggcccagacattctggctccagtgggtggAGGCCGCGTACCCTGAACTTCACTCaggcgcctacttcctgcctcctgtcgacttcaaccgcgtgccgatgaccacAGAGATCATTGATCCTCTAAATATTCGTTTCCTTGTCCTACAACTTGCCCCGACATCAACTGGTCCACCCATCGCTGGTCTGCCTGGTGTTCCTCAGCCTCCTCTTGTGCAGGACAGTGACATCAGagatgatgcagccatgcagcggGTGTTCGTCTGTCTGCAGAAAATGTCTGAAGAGCAAAGAGAAATCATGTTTGGACTGAGTCAACTTctgttcggacagtacctgggtgaaccttgttatGCTGCAGCGGCTGCCCAGCTCCCCATACCCGCCAGCCTTCCTCCTGCTCTGCCACGGAACTGGAAACatggagactttgatgtgcttcttattcaccgccgctacggtcttgtcgtctgtgaggtgaagtCTGTTGATGACATCCTAACAAAGGTCAACATTTCACAGCACAAAATAGACGACACCATCAGAAAAAAACTCACCCaggccgtgtcacagctggacaaggcggaggccatgttgtctcacctggtgtccgacatcgctcccggtctgcgcatcactaagaccatcgctttccccaacctcacgactGATCAGgtgcaacaggccatctccggtgaCCCACACCTGGTCAAG gacctgtgtcgatgtCTAGGAACATCAGACCCCGCTGACATccctggtctgtgtctgtgctgtgatcagttgtctgaccccaagaccccgtgtgacgtcagtagtcacgtgctgagggaactgggacactggtggcagcgacgtgtggctggggctggacctgacagtcacatgacacgtagagtgtacaagacactggtagcaaGGTGA